In one window of Comamonas testosteroni DNA:
- a CDS encoding MFS transporter, translated as MNSTPTVHTAAAAQQHAHPNQFALLGQRRFAPFFWTQFAGAGNDNLFKFAFTVMVTYQLSVSWLPPSMAGLVIGALFTLPYLLFSATSGQLTDKWDKTRMFRLVKNLEIAIMLIAAWGFIQANVPVLLLCVFLMGLHSTLFGPVKFAYLPQVLNDRELTGGNGMVEMGTFVAILLGQVAGGLLIAVPEVGHMQVAMACVAVAVVGRICAQFIPHAPATDPGLVINWNPFTETWRNLQLARQQPVVFRSLLGISWMWFFGAVFLSQFPSFAKEVLHGDEHVASLLLVIFSVGIGIGSLLCEVFSRRQVEIGLVPLGAIGMSVFAIDLFFATRSLPPSELMGVSAFFGEPRHWRVMLDLGLLALSAGIYSVPMYALIQMRSQPTHRARIIAANNILNALFMIASAVLAGALLAAGCSIPQVFLITGIANAIVALYVFLLVPEYLLRFVAWVITHFVYRFKVRGDEHIPRDGAAVLVCNHVSFVDAILLMAASPRPIHFVMDHRIFQTPVLGWLFKLAKAIPIASHKDDPATYEAAFARAAEVLREGDLLAIFPEGGITSDGQLQPFKGGIMKILDHARDDGLQVPVIPMALTNLWGSYFSRIELRGGRNVAMVKPLRRGLFNRVGLEVGEPVAAAAVTPALLQHNVAELLRR; from the coding sequence ATGAATTCCACGCCGACCGTGCATACGGCCGCCGCTGCACAGCAGCATGCCCACCCTAACCAGTTTGCCCTGTTGGGCCAGCGCCGCTTTGCGCCGTTCTTTTGGACGCAGTTTGCCGGCGCGGGCAATGACAATCTCTTCAAGTTCGCCTTCACGGTGATGGTCACCTATCAGCTCAGCGTCTCGTGGCTGCCGCCTTCCATGGCGGGCCTGGTGATAGGTGCGCTGTTCACCCTGCCTTATCTGCTGTTTTCGGCCACTTCGGGCCAGCTGACCGACAAGTGGGACAAGACCCGCATGTTCCGTCTGGTCAAGAACCTCGAGATCGCCATCATGCTGATCGCGGCCTGGGGCTTCATCCAGGCCAATGTGCCGGTGCTGTTGCTGTGCGTGTTCCTCATGGGGCTGCACTCCACGCTGTTCGGCCCCGTCAAGTTTGCCTACCTGCCCCAGGTGCTCAACGACAGGGAGCTCACGGGCGGCAACGGCATGGTGGAGATGGGCACGTTTGTCGCCATCTTGCTGGGGCAGGTCGCCGGCGGCCTGCTGATCGCCGTGCCCGAGGTCGGTCATATGCAGGTGGCCATGGCCTGCGTGGCCGTCGCGGTCGTGGGCCGCATCTGCGCACAGTTCATTCCCCATGCGCCGGCCACCGATCCGGGCCTGGTGATCAACTGGAACCCGTTCACCGAAACCTGGCGCAACCTCCAGCTGGCGCGTCAGCAGCCCGTGGTGTTCCGCTCGCTGCTGGGCATCAGCTGGATGTGGTTCTTCGGCGCGGTGTTTCTCTCGCAGTTTCCCAGCTTTGCCAAGGAGGTGCTGCATGGCGACGAGCATGTGGCATCGCTGCTGCTGGTGATCTTCTCGGTGGGCATAGGCATTGGCTCGCTGCTGTGCGAGGTGTTCAGCCGTCGACAGGTGGAGATTGGCCTGGTGCCGCTGGGCGCGATCGGCATGAGCGTGTTCGCGATTGATCTGTTCTTCGCCACGCGTTCCCTGCCGCCCTCAGAGCTGATGGGCGTGAGCGCCTTTTTTGGAGAGCCCAGGCACTGGCGCGTGATGCTGGACCTGGGCCTGCTGGCGCTGTCGGCGGGCATCTACAGCGTGCCCATGTATGCGCTGATCCAGATGCGCAGCCAGCCCACGCACCGCGCGCGCATCATCGCGGCCAACAACATCCTGAACGCGCTGTTCATGATCGCTTCGGCCGTGCTGGCCGGTGCCCTGCTGGCCGCAGGCTGCAGCATTCCCCAGGTGTTTCTGATCACCGGCATCGCCAACGCCATCGTGGCGCTCTATGTGTTCCTGCTGGTGCCCGAATATCTGCTGCGGTTTGTGGCCTGGGTCATCACCCACTTTGTCTACCGCTTCAAGGTGCGTGGCGACGAGCATATTCCGCGCGATGGCGCGGCCGTGCTGGTCTGCAACCATGTGAGCTTTGTCGATGCCATCTTGCTCATGGCGGCCAGCCCGCGCCCCATCCACTTCGTGATGGATCACCGCATCTTTCAGACACCGGTGCTGGGCTGGTTGTTCAAGCTGGCCAAGGCGATTCCGATTGCATCCCACAAGGATGACCCAGCCACCTATGAGGCCGCGTTCGCACGTGCTGCCGAGGTGCTGCGCGAGGGCGATCTGCTGGCCATCTTCCCCGAGGGCGGCATCACCTCTGACGGCCAGCTGCAGCCGTTCAAGGGCGGCATCATGAAGATTCTCGACCACGCGCGAGACGACGGCCTGCAGGTTCCCGTCATTCCCATGGCGCTGACCAATCTCTGGGGCTCCTACTTCAGCCGCATCGAGCTGCGCGGCGGCAGGAATGTGGCCATGGTCAAGCCGCTGCGCCGCGGCCTGTTCAACCGTGTGGGGCTGGAGGTGGGCGAGCCTGTGGCGGCGGCTGCGGTCACGCCAGCCCTGCTGCAGCACAACGTGGCGGAACTGCTTAGGCGTTGA
- a CDS encoding DUF3047 domain-containing protein, translating to MSALAVSALAQGSCIPAFSQMPPGPLGGPWHFATLPNKNPTAFNVVEQDGGHVLRVSTQDAYGNMVHALHLAGAPDLQLQWRWRVDQLIDKADIKTRAGDDAALKLCVSFDFDKSQLSFGERAKLRLGRISTGEDIPAETLCYVWDNKQPAGAVMHNAFTHRMRYIVLQSGSTHKGQWVTEQRNLTSDYLHAFGDESQAMPTIIGVTVSADSDNTHGEGLAYMGDIRLTP from the coding sequence ATGTCCGCGCTAGCTGTCTCGGCACTGGCGCAGGGCAGCTGCATCCCCGCTTTTTCGCAGATGCCGCCGGGCCCGCTGGGCGGGCCCTGGCACTTTGCCACCCTGCCCAACAAGAATCCGACGGCATTCAATGTGGTGGAGCAGGATGGCGGTCATGTGCTGCGCGTGAGCACGCAGGACGCCTACGGCAATATGGTGCACGCCCTGCACCTGGCTGGCGCGCCCGATCTGCAGCTGCAGTGGCGCTGGCGCGTGGATCAGCTGATCGACAAGGCCGATATCAAAACCAGAGCCGGTGACGATGCGGCGCTCAAGCTCTGCGTGTCCTTCGACTTTGACAAATCGCAGCTGAGCTTTGGCGAACGGGCAAAGCTGCGTCTGGGCAGAATCAGCACTGGAGAGGACATTCCGGCCGAGACGCTGTGCTATGTCTGGGACAACAAGCAGCCCGCAGGGGCGGTCATGCACAACGCGTTCACGCATCGCATGCGCTATATCGTGCTGCAAAGCGGCAGCACGCACAAAGGCCAGTGGGTAACGGAGCAGCGCAATCTGACGTCCGACTATCTGCACGCCTTTGGCGACGAGTCCCAGGCCATGCCCACCATCATCGGCGTCACCGTCTCGGCGGACTCGGACAACACCCATGGAGAAGGACTTGCCTACATGGGTGATATCCGGCTCACTCCCTGA
- a CDS encoding serine endopeptidase, translated as MSKSLRLPEKWFRRGLWLVALVFAFFLIGLGGLVVGNLPQPNRSLEVESFIPQADAQRVQAEIDQARKTAGVTQKALDRAQLKFDAERARYQSARDTFDNWVATRRATERPEQDAELVARSKALDALKQAEDMARQEREKEAQTHLEANQAVSNAEAELSSLREQAYPQYEAAMRASELRVFLFRLAITLPLLGVAGWLFAKKRKSTWWPFVWGFIFFALFAFFVELVPYLPDYGGYVRYIVGILVTVLLGRYAILALNRYLEKQKLQESLPEEQRREELSYDVALERLSKNVCPGCERPVDLKNTEIDFCPHCGIGLFDHCGSCNTRKSAFSRFCHSCGAAASKTLPRPDTAVAAPLASGSGELG; from the coding sequence ATGAGCAAGTCTCTGCGTTTGCCTGAGAAATGGTTTCGCCGCGGCCTCTGGCTGGTGGCGCTGGTGTTTGCCTTCTTCCTGATCGGTCTGGGTGGACTGGTGGTGGGCAATCTGCCGCAGCCTAATCGCTCGCTGGAGGTGGAGTCCTTTATTCCGCAGGCCGATGCACAGCGTGTGCAGGCCGAAATCGACCAGGCCCGGAAGACGGCCGGCGTGACCCAGAAGGCTTTGGACAGGGCTCAGCTCAAGTTCGATGCCGAGCGCGCGCGCTATCAGTCGGCGCGCGACACCTTTGACAACTGGGTCGCGACCCGCCGGGCGACGGAGCGCCCCGAGCAGGACGCCGAGCTGGTCGCGCGCAGCAAGGCGCTTGATGCGCTCAAGCAGGCCGAGGACATGGCCCGCCAGGAGCGCGAGAAAGAGGCACAGACCCATCTGGAGGCCAATCAGGCCGTCTCCAACGCCGAGGCGGAGCTGAGCAGTCTGCGCGAGCAGGCCTATCCCCAATATGAAGCCGCCATGCGTGCCAGCGAACTGCGCGTGTTTCTGTTCCGCCTGGCCATCACCCTGCCCCTGCTGGGTGTGGCGGGCTGGCTGTTTGCCAAGAAGCGCAAGAGCACCTGGTGGCCCTTTGTCTGGGGCTTCATCTTTTTTGCGCTGTTCGCCTTCTTTGTCGAGCTGGTGCCTTACCTGCCCGACTACGGCGGCTATGTGCGCTACATCGTGGGCATTTTGGTGACGGTGCTGCTGGGTCGATATGCCATTTTGGCGCTCAACCGCTATCTGGAAAAGCAGAAGCTGCAGGAGTCCTTGCCCGAAGAGCAGCGCCGTGAGGAGCTGAGCTATGACGTGGCGCTGGAGCGTCTGTCCAAGAATGTGTGCCCGGGCTGCGAGCGTCCAGTGGATCTCAAGAACACCGAGATCGACTTCTGCCCCCATTGCGGTATCGGCCTGTTCGACCATTGTGGCAGCTGCAATACCCGCAAGAGCGCGTTCTCACGCTTTTGTCATAGCTGTGGCGCTGCAGCCAGCAAGACGCTGCCGCGTCCCGACACGGCGGTGGCGGCACCGCTCGCATCCGGCTCTGGCGAGCTCGGATGA
- a CDS encoding Bug family tripartite tricarboxylate transporter substrate binding protein gives MRLLPRFISGLVATAAATALFPLASQAADPGAASYPHQPITMIMGFNAGSGVDVIGRVAQEPLGKILGQPVIIDYKSGAAGNIGSEFVARAKPDGYTIYFGTAATHGSNAALYKKLPFDVEADFVPVAPLVDVANVLTINPNVINVKNLKEFVDEVKAHPGKYNYASTGNGAGTHMAFAEFNSRLGLDMVHVPYKGGPEAITSVLRGETCCIMNQVQTVLSHYKAGKVRLLGVTTSKPVEAVKEVPTIAASGLPGTKGFNSSIWFGIFAPKGTDPVIIKKLNLAVNDVLKQPEVRERFVSQGNTIREETPEQFKKTVHEDRIKWAKVVKDAKISID, from the coding sequence ATGCGTTTGCTGCCCCGTTTCATCTCCGGTCTTGTTGCCACAGCAGCGGCCACCGCCCTGTTTCCCCTGGCCAGCCAGGCGGCCGACCCCGGCGCCGCCAGCTATCCGCACCAGCCCATCACCATGATCATGGGCTTTAACGCCGGATCGGGTGTGGATGTGATCGGCCGCGTGGCGCAAGAGCCCCTGGGCAAGATTCTGGGCCAGCCCGTCATCATCGACTACAAGAGCGGCGCCGCCGGCAATATCGGCAGCGAGTTCGTGGCCCGTGCCAAGCCCGATGGCTACACCATCTACTTCGGCACCGCCGCCACCCATGGCAGCAATGCCGCGCTGTACAAGAAACTGCCGTTCGACGTGGAGGCCGACTTCGTGCCCGTCGCTCCGCTGGTGGACGTGGCCAATGTGCTGACCATCAATCCCAATGTGATCAACGTCAAGAACCTCAAGGAGTTCGTGGACGAGGTCAAGGCCCACCCCGGCAAGTACAACTACGCCTCCACCGGCAACGGCGCCGGCACCCACATGGCGTTTGCCGAGTTCAACTCGCGCCTGGGCCTGGACATGGTGCACGTGCCCTACAAGGGCGGCCCCGAAGCCATCACCTCGGTGCTGCGCGGCGAGACCTGCTGCATCATGAACCAGGTGCAGACCGTGCTGAGCCACTACAAGGCCGGCAAGGTGCGCCTGCTGGGCGTGACCACGTCCAAGCCCGTGGAAGCCGTCAAGGAAGTGCCCACCATTGCTGCCAGCGGCCTGCCCGGCACCAAGGGCTTCAACAGCTCCATCTGGTTCGGCATCTTCGCGCCCAAGGGCACGGACCCGGTCATCATCAAGAAGCTCAATCTGGCCGTCAACGACGTGCTCAAGCAGCCCGAGGTGCGCGAGCGCTTTGTCTCCCAGGGCAACACCATCCGCGAAGAGACCCCCGAGCAGTTCAAGAAAACCGTGCATGAAGACCGCATCAAGTGGGCCAAGGTGGTCAAGGATGCCAAGATAAGTATTGACTAA
- a CDS encoding helix-turn-helix domain-containing protein: MSTTADLVTAIKKELKAAQMTYADLAQAIDMAESSVKRMLAKGDMPLSRIDEICRALHLDFADLARNVADSRPLLQQITREQEVAVVADRKLLLTAICVLSQWTLEQIVATYRISEPEGIGYLAQLDRIGIIELRPGNRYKLRLAKTFRWQTNGPVMDFFRENAVLDYFGGTFAGEDETMLLVHGSVAPSLAPSFVERIQRIGQDFSQQHLQDQRLGPNKIEGYTLVLGMRKWELPAFAALRR; the protein is encoded by the coding sequence ATGAGCACGACCGCCGATCTCGTCACCGCCATCAAGAAAGAACTCAAGGCCGCGCAGATGACCTATGCCGACCTGGCCCAGGCCATAGACATGGCCGAATCCAGCGTCAAGCGCATGCTGGCCAAGGGCGACATGCCGCTGTCGCGCATCGACGAGATCTGCCGCGCCCTGCACCTGGACTTTGCCGACCTCGCGCGCAATGTGGCCGACAGCCGGCCGCTGCTGCAGCAGATCACGCGCGAGCAGGAGGTTGCCGTGGTTGCCGACCGCAAGCTGCTGCTCACGGCCATCTGCGTGCTCAGCCAGTGGACGCTGGAGCAGATCGTCGCCACCTACCGCATCAGCGAGCCCGAGGGCATCGGCTATCTGGCGCAGCTGGACCGCATCGGCATCATCGAGCTGCGTCCCGGCAACCGCTACAAGCTGCGCCTGGCCAAGACCTTCCGCTGGCAGACCAACGGCCCGGTGATGGACTTCTTCCGCGAGAACGCCGTGCTGGACTACTTTGGTGGCACTTTTGCCGGCGAGGACGAGACCATGCTGCTGGTGCATGGCTCCGTCGCCCCCAGCCTTGCGCCCAGCTTCGTGGAGCGCATTCAGCGCATCGGTCAGGACTTTTCGCAGCAGCATCTTCAGGATCAGCGCCTGGGCCCCAACAAGATCGAGGGCTACACCCTGGTGCTGGGCATGCGCAAATGGGAGCTGCCTGCCTTTGCGGCCTTGCGCAGGTAG
- a CDS encoding YXWGXW repeat-containing protein — protein MLTIRNTIHTVAAAGALALLGFAGSAQAQSAYWAGAGQGTYVNVQFNAPPPVRYEAVPAPRRGYVWAPGYWEPRGHRHVWRAGHWVQNRPGYVYRQPVWVQHGKRWDYRASRWDRDGDGVPNRHDRNPHNPYRR, from the coding sequence ATGCTGACAATCCGCAACACCATCCATACCGTCGCTGCCGCAGGCGCACTCGCCTTGCTGGGCTTTGCCGGTAGTGCACAGGCCCAAAGCGCTTACTGGGCGGGTGCCGGCCAGGGCACCTATGTGAACGTGCAGTTCAACGCACCGCCCCCAGTCCGCTATGAAGCCGTACCCGCTCCGCGCCGTGGCTATGTCTGGGCTCCTGGTTACTGGGAGCCGCGCGGCCACCGCCATGTCTGGCGCGCCGGCCACTGGGTGCAGAACCGCCCCGGCTATGTGTACCGCCAGCCCGTCTGGGTACAGCACGGCAAGCGCTGGGACTACCGCGCCAGCCGCTGGGACAGGGATGGTGACGGCGTACCCAACCGCCATGACCGCAACCCCCACAACCCCTATCGTCGCTAA
- a CDS encoding DUF2145 domain-containing protein — MIKKPTSVVHAMAPAQRTGMPIPGPVVLALGAALIAWAGSAEAGRSCEARPLTADVMAKGLNLAARTAKALDAEFQKNGTQVVLLARQGQDLSKYDLKYSHYGWAYRTPAGPWRVAHKLNECGTASGHIYRQGLGEFFLDDMWRYEAAIQIPTPAVQQALLKFLSAPTVLRLQNEPYSMVSYVWSSKYQQSNQWATETLAAAMEPATIQNRAQAQAWLQSKGYEPSALIIRAFSRMGGRMTAANIAFDDHPNEKRFASRIETVTVDSVVQWLQRTQMASAVRTVQ, encoded by the coding sequence ATGATCAAGAAACCGACAAGCGTTGTACACGCCATGGCGCCCGCTCAACGCACTGGCATGCCCATTCCCGGCCCTGTGGTGCTGGCGCTGGGCGCCGCGCTGATTGCCTGGGCAGGCTCGGCAGAGGCTGGCCGCAGCTGTGAGGCCCGTCCGCTGACTGCCGATGTCATGGCCAAGGGGCTGAATCTGGCCGCGCGCACCGCCAAGGCACTGGATGCCGAGTTTCAGAAGAACGGCACCCAGGTCGTACTGCTGGCTCGGCAAGGGCAGGACTTGAGCAAATACGATCTCAAGTACTCGCACTATGGCTGGGCTTATAGAACACCCGCCGGCCCCTGGCGCGTGGCGCACAAGCTCAACGAGTGCGGCACTGCATCCGGCCATATCTACCGCCAGGGCCTGGGCGAGTTCTTTCTTGACGATATGTGGCGCTACGAAGCCGCCATTCAGATCCCGACGCCGGCGGTGCAGCAGGCCCTGCTCAAGTTCTTGAGCGCTCCCACGGTGCTGCGCCTGCAAAACGAGCCCTACAGCATGGTCAGCTATGTCTGGAGCAGCAAATACCAGCAGTCGAACCAATGGGCGACCGAGACGCTGGCCGCTGCCATGGAGCCGGCAACGATTCAGAACCGCGCACAGGCTCAGGCCTGGCTGCAGTCCAAGGGCTATGAGCCCAGCGCGCTCATCATTCGGGCGTTCTCGCGAATGGGCGGGCGCATGACGGCTGCCAATATCGCGTTTGACGATCATCCGAATGAAAAGCGCTTTGCCAGCCGCATAGAGACGGTGACCGTGGACTCCGTGGTCCAGTGGCTGCAGCGCACGCAAATGGCATCGGCCGTGCGTACTGTGCAGTGA
- a CDS encoding NAD(P)-binding domain-containing protein: protein MSISPSTTAAATGLAALEERLRDDFVTLGWPAKAWIPASTRKGLPVHDVLVIGAGQAGLALSMALQQVGIKPVLLDRSAPDFEGPWATTARMETLRSPKELTGPAMGVAALSFRAWFIAQFGLDAWTALDKIPRLQWMDYLRWYRRVTNADVRNGHEVIAVRPQADGVVEVDVKANGVTATWQTRRLVLATGRDGLGGATVPAFMRGVDRKFWAHSSDAMDYATLAGKHVGVVGAGASAMDSAATALEHGAASVDMLIRRQQLPLVNKSKGSGVPGLTHGQYLLPDAWKWRIRHYINAQQVPPPHGSTLRVSRHDNAFFNLGCAVQAVEKAGDKLQVQTSAGVFVLDFLIVSTGFAIDWSLRPEFADIAPHVKLWNSRFTPEAGDEDAELSASPDLGPLFEFQGDLPGLDRIHCFCYPAALSHGTVSGDIPAISDGARKLAQGLASLFYLNDIEQHFAKLKAYAEPELDGTEWTAADSAVRIRQLQP from the coding sequence ATGTCAATTTCACCTTCTACGACAGCCGCCGCCACGGGGCTGGCAGCGCTGGAAGAGCGCCTGCGTGACGACTTCGTCACTCTGGGCTGGCCTGCCAAGGCCTGGATTCCTGCCTCCACGCGCAAGGGACTGCCGGTGCATGACGTGCTCGTCATCGGCGCCGGCCAGGCCGGCCTCGCGCTGAGCATGGCGCTGCAGCAGGTCGGCATCAAGCCTGTGCTGCTGGACAGGTCCGCGCCGGACTTCGAAGGCCCATGGGCCACCACGGCGCGCATGGAAACCCTGCGCTCGCCCAAGGAGCTGACCGGCCCCGCCATGGGTGTGGCAGCCCTGTCCTTTCGCGCCTGGTTCATCGCCCAGTTCGGTCTGGATGCCTGGACGGCGCTGGACAAGATCCCGCGCCTGCAGTGGATGGACTATCTGCGCTGGTACCGCCGCGTGACCAACGCCGATGTGCGCAACGGCCATGAAGTCATTGCCGTGCGCCCGCAGGCCGATGGCGTGGTGGAAGTCGATGTCAAGGCCAATGGCGTGACCGCCACCTGGCAAACCCGCCGCCTGGTGCTGGCCACGGGCCGCGACGGTCTGGGCGGTGCCACGGTTCCCGCCTTCATGCGGGGCGTGGACAGGAAGTTCTGGGCCCATTCCTCCGACGCCATGGACTACGCCACGCTGGCGGGCAAGCATGTGGGCGTGGTGGGCGCCGGAGCGTCGGCCATGGACAGCGCCGCGACGGCTCTCGAACACGGCGCAGCCAGCGTGGACATGCTGATCCGCCGCCAGCAGCTGCCACTGGTCAACAAGTCCAAGGGCTCGGGCGTGCCCGGCCTGACGCATGGCCAGTACCTGCTGCCCGATGCCTGGAAATGGCGCATCCGCCACTACATCAACGCCCAGCAGGTGCCGCCGCCGCATGGCAGCACGCTGCGCGTCTCGCGCCATGACAACGCCTTCTTCAACCTGGGCTGCGCCGTGCAGGCGGTGGAGAAAGCGGGCGACAAGCTGCAGGTGCAGACCTCGGCCGGCGTGTTCGTGCTGGACTTTCTCATCGTCTCCACAGGCTTTGCCATCGACTGGAGCCTGCGTCCCGAGTTTGCCGACATTGCGCCGCATGTGAAGCTGTGGAACAGCCGCTTCACGCCCGAGGCCGGCGATGAAGATGCCGAGCTGTCGGCATCGCCCGATCTGGGGCCGCTGTTCGAGTTTCAGGGCGACCTTCCCGGTCTCGACCGGATTCACTGCTTCTGCTATCCCGCTGCACTCTCGCACGGCACGGTGTCGGGCGATATTCCCGCCATCAGCGACGGAGCGCGCAAACTCGCGCAAGGTCTGGCCTCGCTGTTCTACCTGAACGATATCGAGCAGCACTTTGCCAAGCTCAAGGCCTATGCCGAGCCCGAACTGGACGGCACGGAATGGACCGCCGCCGACAGCGCTGTGCGCATCCGGCAGCTGCAACCCTAA